Proteins encoded by one window of Aptenodytes patagonicus chromosome 9, bAptPat1.pri.cur, whole genome shotgun sequence:
- the MSN gene encoding moesin, with amino-acid sequence MPKTISVRVTTMDAELEFAIQPNTTGKQLFDQVVKTIGLREVWFFGLQYQDTKGFSTWLKLNKKVTAQDVRKESPLLFKFRAKFYPEDVAEELIQDITQRLFFLQVKEAILNDDIYCPPETAVLLASYAVQSKYGDFNKEVHKSGYLASDKLLPQRVLEQHKLNKDQWEERIQVWHEEHRGMIREDAVLEYLKIAQDLEMYGVNYFSIKNKKGSELWLGVDALGLNIYEQNDRLTPKIGFPWSEIRNISFNDKKFVIKPIDKKAPDFVFYAPRLRINKRILALCMGNHELYMRRRKPDTIEVQQMKAQAREEKHQKQMERALLENEKKKRELAEKEKEKIEREKEELMERLKQIEEQTKKAQQELEEQTRRAMELEQERKRAQEEAEKLAKERREAEEAKEALLKASHDQQKTQEQLAAEMAELTARITQLELARQKKESEAQEWQQKAQMVQEDLEKTKEELKTAMSTPHVTEPMQSENEHDDEQDENAAEASAELRSEATIKDRSEEERTTEAEKNERVQKHLKALSSELANARDETKKTANDMIHAENMRLGRDKYKTLRQIRQGNTKQRIDEFESM; translated from the exons ATTAGTGTGCGTGTTACCACCATGGATGCTGAGCTGGAGTTTGCCATCCAGCCCAACACTACAGGGAAGCAACTCTTTGATCAG GTCGTCAAGACAATTGGTCTAAGAGAGGTCTGGTTTTTTGGACTTCAGTATCAGGACACCAAGGGCTTCTCAACATGGCTGAAATTGAACAAAAAG GTAACAGCACAGGATGTACGCAAAGAAAGCCCCCTGCTTTTCAAATTCCGTGCCAAGTTCTACCCAGAGGATGTGGCAGAAGAGCTGATCCAGGACATCACGCAGCGCCTTTTCTTCCTCCAAGTGAAGGAGGCAATTCTGAATGATGACATTTATTGCCCTCCAGAAACAGCTGTCCTTCTGGCTTCTTATGCCGTCCAGTCAAAATATGGAGACTTCAACAAAGAGGTGCACAAGTCTGGCTACCTTGCTAGTGACAAACTGCTCCCACAGAG AGTTCTGGAGCAGCACAAGCTTAACAAAGACCAGTGGGAGGAGAGGATCCAGGTGTGGCATGAGGAACATCGAGGAATGATTAG AGAAGATGCTGTCTTGGAGTACCTGAAAATTGCACAGGATCTGGAAATGTATGGTGTGAACTACTTCAGCATTAAGAACAAGAAGGGCTCTGAACTCTGGCTAGGTGTAGATGCTCTTGGACTCAACATTTATGAGCAGAATGACAG GCTAACACCGAAAATTGGATTCCCTTGGAGTGAGATCAGAAATATCTCATTCAATGACAAGAAATTTGTTATCAAGCCTATTGACAAGAAAGCACCA GACTTTGTATTCTATGCCCCTCGGTTACGGATTAACAAACGAATCTTGGCACTTTGCATGGGGAACCATGAGCTCTACATGCGCAGACGTAAACCAGATACCATTGAGGTGCAGCAGATGAAAGCACAGGCTCGGGAAGAGAAGCATCAGAAACAGATGGAGAG AGCCCTGCTGGAAAATGAGAAGAAGAAGAGGGAGTTggcagaaaaggagaaggagaagattGAACGTGAGAAGGAGGAGCTAATGGAGAGACTCAAGCAAATTGAGGAgcaaaccaagaaagctcagcaAG AACTGGAAGAACAGACCCGCAGAGCTATGGAGCTGGAACAGGAGAGAAAACGAGCtcaggaggaagcagagaaactGGCTAAAGAACgtagagaagcagaagaggcaaagGAGGCCCTATTGAAAGCGTCTCATGACCAACAAAAGACTCAGGAACAGCTG GCTGCTGAGATGGCAGAACTTACAGCTAGGATCACACAGCTGGAGCTGGCCAGGCAGAAGAAAGAGAGTGAGGCCCAGGAGTGGCAACAGAAG gcacagATGGTGCAGGAGGACCTAGAAAAGACCAAAGAGGAGTTGAAGACTGCCATGAGCACCCCTCATGTCACTGAGCCCATGCAGTCTGAGAATGAGCATGACGATGAGCAGGATGAGAACGCGGCAGAAGCCAGTGCTGAGCTACGATCAGAGGCCACCATCAAGGACCGCAGTGAGGAGGAGCGCAccactgaagcagagaagaacGAACGGGTCCAGAAACACTTGAAG GCTCTTTCCTCGGAGCTGGCAAATGCTCGGGATGAAACCAAGAAGACAGCCAATGATATGATCCACGCTGAGAACATGCGTCTGGGCCGAGACAAGTACAAGACCCTCCGTCAGATTCGGCAGGGCAACACCAAGCAGCGCATTGATGAGTTTGAGTCCATGTAA